One cyanobiont of Ornithocercus magnificus DNA segment encodes these proteins:
- a CDS encoding polyamine aminopropyltransferase produces MTVTSSWVDEVHDGTRYGLHGRVITEEMSAFQRITVIDSDRYGRALLLDGCWMTAEHQERYYHEPLVHPALCCAITIERILIIGGGDGGTARQCLLYPDVKHLDLVEIDSRVIDLSRTYLPAIGSTAWEDPRLHLTVGDGTTWVADAATASYDVILVDGSDPTGPAKGLFSCSFLTQCRRLLKPGGIFATQSGSPEASCKFHQDIVSLTRDIFDYSDPLYGWVPMYPSGCWSWSFAAIGYPHYRNPQPERVANVADSCKIWSPRWQRGAFDAMPAFIERALKR; encoded by the coding sequence ATGACTGTCACCTCTAGCTGGGTCGACGAGGTTCATGATGGAACTCGTTATGGACTACACGGACGGGTTATTACTGAGGAGATGTCTGCATTTCAACGCATCACAGTAATTGATAGTGATCGTTATGGTAGGGCCCTACTACTTGATGGCTGCTGGATGACTGCAGAGCACCAAGAAAGGTATTACCATGAGCCTTTAGTACATCCAGCACTCTGTTGTGCTATTACTATAGAGCGGATCTTGATAATTGGTGGCGGTGATGGTGGTACTGCTCGCCAGTGCTTACTTTATCCGGATGTGAAGCATCTCGACCTAGTGGAAATCGACAGTCGTGTGATTGATCTGAGCCGCACATATCTACCTGCAATTGGAAGTACAGCATGGGAAGATCCACGTTTACATCTAACTGTTGGCGATGGAACTACCTGGGTAGCAGATGCAGCTACTGCTAGCTATGATGTGATCTTGGTTGATGGGTCAGATCCCACTGGCCCAGCTAAGGGTTTGTTTAGCTGTAGCTTCCTGACACAGTGCCGGCGACTTTTAAAGCCCGGTGGAATCTTTGCTACCCAGAGCGGGTCGCCAGAAGCCTCATGCAAATTTCACCAGGATATAGTGTCCCTGACTAGAGATATCTTTGACTATTCAGACCCACTTTATGGTTGGGTGCCGATGTACCCTAGTGGCTGCTGGAGCTGGAGCTTTGCTGCTATTGGTTATCCCCACTACCGCAATCCTCAACCTGAACGTGTCGCTAACGTAGCTGATAGTTGCAAGATCTGGAGCCCGCGCTGGCAACGAGGGGCCTTTGATGCTATGCCCGCCTTTATCGAGAGGGCACTAAAAAGATGA
- a CDS encoding aspartate--tRNA ligase, translated as MRSNSCGDLRTEHIDSSVQLCGWVDRRRNHGGVIFIDLRDRSGTVQIIANQNVGAKAFTVAEHLRSETVLQISGIVKARPRESINEKLDTGYVEVLATDITVLNAVKRNLPLSISIHDEENNREEVRLRYRYLDLRRKRMNDNLHLRARTVQVARRFLEEEGFIEVETPILTRSTPEGARDYLVPSRACSGEWFALPQSPQLFKQLLMVGGIERYYQVARCFRDEDLRADRQPEFTQLDMEMSFISQDQILDLNERLVCKLWKVVKGIELRRPFPRMTWQEAMERYGTDRPDTRFGMELTNVSDIVKNTGFQVFSGAVRAGGTVKCIAIPNGNDAFSNVRIKPGGDVFAQAEAAGSNGLAFIRVQDSGEINTIGAIKDNLSSEQKQELLDRTGAKAGTLLLFSAGDTTTVNKALDRVRQYLAQELEIVKSDRDRDKWNFLWVIDFPMFAFNTDENRLEALHHPFCAPNSNDLGSAPEQWSKNLPAARAQAYDLVLNGLELGGGSLRIHNAALQRQVLQVIGLSLEEIQQKFGFLMDALEMGAPPHGGLALGLDRMVMLLAGEESIRDTIAFPKTQQARCLMTSAPNTVNQTQLDELYVSNTCRDLSTTKNSNSSPET; from the coding sequence ATGCGCAGCAACAGCTGTGGTGACCTGCGCACTGAGCACATCGACAGTTCGGTTCAGCTCTGTGGCTGGGTAGATCGACGCCGCAATCACGGCGGCGTAATCTTCATCGACTTGCGCGACCGCAGTGGCACAGTGCAAATCATTGCTAATCAGAATGTTGGAGCTAAAGCTTTTACTGTGGCTGAGCACCTACGTAGTGAGACAGTGCTGCAGATAAGTGGGATAGTAAAAGCACGGCCCCGTGAATCCATCAATGAGAAACTGGATACCGGGTATGTGGAGGTTCTGGCCACTGATATCACGGTGCTGAATGCTGTGAAGCGCAATTTACCACTCTCGATATCAATTCACGATGAGGAAAACAACCGCGAGGAGGTCCGCCTGCGCTATCGCTACCTAGACCTGCGCCGTAAGCGTATGAATGATAACTTACACCTGCGCGCGCGGACAGTTCAAGTAGCCCGTCGTTTCCTAGAAGAAGAAGGATTTATCGAGGTAGAAACACCAATATTGACCCGCTCTACTCCAGAAGGCGCCCGCGACTATCTTGTGCCTAGCAGAGCTTGTAGTGGTGAGTGGTTTGCCTTACCCCAATCACCACAGTTATTTAAGCAACTTCTGATGGTAGGTGGTATTGAGCGCTACTACCAGGTAGCACGTTGCTTCCGTGATGAGGATCTACGCGCTGATCGGCAGCCAGAATTCACACAACTGGATATGGAAATGAGTTTCATAAGCCAGGATCAAATTCTTGACCTGAATGAGCGACTCGTATGTAAACTCTGGAAGGTGGTAAAGGGCATTGAACTACGCCGACCCTTCCCGCGCATGACCTGGCAAGAAGCTATGGAACGTTATGGCACCGACCGTCCTGATACCCGCTTTGGCATGGAGCTTACTAATGTTAGTGACATCGTCAAAAACACGGGCTTTCAGGTATTTAGTGGTGCTGTGAGAGCTGGTGGTACCGTCAAGTGCATTGCTATCCCTAATGGCAATGATGCTTTCTCCAACGTCCGCATTAAACCTGGCGGTGACGTATTTGCTCAGGCTGAAGCAGCTGGATCTAACGGCTTAGCATTCATTCGTGTTCAAGATAGTGGTGAGATTAACACCATCGGTGCTATCAAAGATAATCTTTCAAGTGAACAGAAGCAAGAGCTGCTCGACCGTACCGGTGCCAAAGCAGGAACCTTGTTACTGTTTAGCGCCGGCGATACGACCACGGTAAATAAGGCACTTGACCGTGTGCGTCAGTACCTAGCTCAGGAGCTGGAAATAGTAAAGTCTGACCGCGATAGAGACAAATGGAACTTTCTCTGGGTGATAGATTTTCCAATGTTTGCATTTAACACTGATGAGAACCGATTAGAGGCTTTGCATCACCCCTTCTGTGCTCCAAACAGTAATGATCTTGGCAGTGCTCCAGAACAATGGTCTAAAAATCTGCCTGCTGCCCGGGCCCAAGCTTATGACTTAGTGCTTAATGGTCTGGAGCTAGGTGGTGGATCTCTACGTATCCACAATGCTGCCCTACAGCGTCAGGTGTTGCAGGTGATTGGTTTATCCTTGGAAGAAATCCAGCAGAAATTTGGATTTTTGATGGACGCGCTTGAAATGGGTGCGCCACCACATGGTGGCTTAGCTCTAGGCTTGGACCGGATGGTGATGCTACTAGCCGGCGAGGAATCAATCCGTGACACGATTGCTTTTCCAAAGACTCAGCAAGCTCGTTGCCTCATGACTAGTGCTCCGAACACAGTCAACCAGACGCAACTTGATGAGTTGTATGTGTCTAATACCTGTAGAGACCTGAGCACAACCAAAAACAGTAATTCCAGCCCTGAAACGTAG
- a CDS encoding RNA helicase, with product MDSPRLQPCRRPPRARKSERSFNQWLSTGRQLMSGVAGTRPGQHHSMSSERPTLFKLESVGRWLGERLEWLFDEEDSWHEPWQRDKTIMAHHSNTEKRPLKAISRRRASESQPRSSVNAGVAHSAITGSVSDQPENASSCPEYWPSSDKGIFWAGPEQQYRRQQPLESQRLLPRSSRRRA from the coding sequence ATGGACTCACCTAGATTGCAGCCTTGCCGTCGGCCCCCTCGCGCTCGCAAGTCTGAACGCTCATTCAATCAATGGCTATCGACTGGGCGTCAGCTAATGAGCGGCGTTGCTGGAACTCGACCTGGACAGCACCACAGTATGAGCAGTGAGCGACCAACGCTCTTCAAGCTAGAGTCTGTAGGCCGCTGGCTGGGAGAGCGTTTGGAATGGCTATTTGATGAGGAAGACAGCTGGCATGAACCTTGGCAAAGAGACAAGACAATAATGGCGCACCATAGCAACACAGAAAAGCGTCCTCTGAAGGCCATTTCTCGCCGTAGAGCATCTGAGTCACAGCCTCGCTCCTCTGTTAATGCTGGTGTAGCTCACTCGGCTATCACCGGTAGTGTATCCGATCAGCCTGAGAATGCTAGTTCTTGTCCTGAGTATTGGCCAAGTTCTGATAAGGGTATCTTCTGGGCTGGACCAGAGCAACAATACAGACGGCAGCAACCACTAGAGTCCCAGAGACTACTACCTCGCTCTAGTCGCCGGCGTGCTTAA
- a CDS encoding nucleoside triphosphate pyrophosphohydrolase, with product MVVSSSTLPRDSDAIYQLIKSVESLRDRSDGCPWTLEQTHISLVPYLLKEAHEVVDAIRHGSDAELCDELGDLLLQIILHTCIAAEERRFDLDSVARAISKKLIHLHPHVFGNVRVDSSDAVRKNWESIKTQEQSTKNSRQERSITPLSDHLREKVRSQSAFSSAMTISERAARAGFEWDNVSQAWDKVQEELDELREAAAGCNYSHTQEELGDLLFALINVARWYGIDPEEGLAGTNYRFLDRFSRVEAVLGGDLTGQGIKELAALWQQAKSDILAERSHRTGM from the coding sequence ATGGTTGTTAGTTCGTCAACGCTACCACGCGATTCCGACGCTATCTATCAACTGATTAAGTCAGTAGAGTCTTTGAGAGATCGCAGCGATGGCTGCCCTTGGACTCTTGAGCAAACACATATCTCTTTAGTGCCTTACTTATTGAAGGAAGCTCATGAAGTCGTAGACGCGATTAGACATGGGAGTGACGCTGAGTTGTGTGATGAGCTGGGTGATTTACTACTGCAAATCATACTACATACTTGCATTGCTGCGGAGGAAAGACGCTTCGACCTTGATAGTGTTGCAAGAGCCATCAGCAAAAAGCTAATACACCTCCATCCGCATGTCTTTGGTAATGTTCGGGTGGATAGCAGCGATGCAGTTCGTAAGAACTGGGAATCGATCAAAACACAAGAACAATCTACTAAAAATAGTAGACAGGAAAGGTCAATTACTCCACTCAGTGACCATCTGAGGGAAAAGGTGAGGAGTCAATCTGCTTTTTCCAGTGCGATGACTATTTCGGAGAGAGCAGCTCGGGCTGGGTTCGAATGGGATAACGTCAGTCAGGCCTGGGACAAGGTGCAGGAAGAGCTTGACGAATTGAGAGAGGCTGCAGCCGGGTGCAATTACAGTCATACTCAAGAAGAGTTAGGTGACCTACTGTTTGCCCTTATCAATGTGGCTCGCTGGTATGGCATAGATCCTGAGGAAGGATTGGCTGGTACTAATTATCGTTTCCTGGATCGCTTTAGTAGGGTTGAGGCTGTACTCGGCGGAGATCTAACAGGGCAAGGTATTAAGGAGCTAGCGGCCTTATGGCAGCAGGCTAAATCAGATATCCTAGCGGAAAGGTCGCATAGAACCGGCATGTAA
- a CDS encoding agmatinase, with the protein MKGFDSQGAVFMGARRDLPNCRVAIFSVPYDGTTSFRPGTRFGPAAIREVSSGLESYCPQLDLDLEDIAYVDVGSVQIPFRDPSLVVQAVKCATRKLLRHNLKPLMLGGEHSISTGAVAAVYEYYPNLVLLQLDAHADLRENWLGERHNHACTMRRCLEVIPNGQLVQLAIRSGTREEFQELVQSGRLVHHSPADSPQLLAEQLRTTLAPLIHLPLYLTVDLDWFDPAVLPGTGTPEPGGFHWPDFAAVASVLRQHHLVAADVVELAPQLDITGISSVLSAKVCRSLLLLLGQ; encoded by the coding sequence ATGAAAGGTTTCGACAGTCAAGGTGCAGTGTTTATGGGCGCTCGCCGAGATTTACCCAACTGTCGGGTTGCTATCTTCAGTGTACCTTACGATGGCACAACATCATTTCGTCCAGGTACACGCTTTGGTCCTGCAGCTATCCGCGAGGTAAGCAGTGGTCTAGAAAGTTATTGTCCACAGCTTGACCTAGATCTGGAGGATATAGCTTACGTTGACGTAGGCTCCGTGCAGATTCCTTTCAGGGATCCCAGTCTAGTAGTTCAAGCAGTAAAATGTGCAACGCGTAAGTTGCTCAGACATAATCTAAAGCCATTGATGCTCGGTGGAGAGCACTCAATTAGCACTGGGGCTGTAGCAGCTGTGTATGAATATTATCCTAACCTAGTGCTGCTGCAGCTAGATGCTCATGCTGATTTGCGCGAGAATTGGTTGGGAGAACGTCATAATCACGCCTGCACAATGCGTCGCTGTCTCGAAGTCATACCAAATGGTCAATTAGTTCAGTTAGCGATTCGCAGTGGCACACGCGAGGAGTTTCAGGAACTTGTACAGAGTGGTCGGCTCGTACATCACTCTCCTGCTGACAGTCCGCAGCTGCTAGCAGAGCAACTCAGGACTACCCTGGCCCCATTAATTCACCTCCCATTATATCTTACAGTGGATCTTGACTGGTTTGACCCAGCAGTTTTACCCGGTACTGGTACACCTGAACCTGGAGGTTTTCACTGGCCTGATTTCGCTGCTGTAGCTTCAGTGCTTAGGCAACACCATCTAGTTGCTGCTGATGTAGTAGAACTAGCTCCACAGCTTGATATCACAGGAATCAGTAGCGTGTTATCCGCAAAGGTATGCCGGAGCCTGCTCTTGCTGCTAGGTCAGTAA
- a CDS encoding membrane protein, which produces MFSSLSLPRINLRYINSLNSLSQEVQKASNITNEYRYVEEKPSLETSIGNLEFSVAALVSQTHSREGWVQPMDLALAREIGTKALLAGGGALLLYWTVTAVRLVLSARGINPLIKQFFTQVAAGRVDAAYLLTTKGYKQHVNRQQFIRFLAGLRLNRFRNLKSGRPRLQEGNITLTVKLKSDKKEELPLDFTFIRVEENWRIDRIKRISA; this is translated from the coding sequence ATGTTCAGTAGTCTTTCACTACCTAGGATAAACCTACGGTATATTAATAGTCTTAATTCTTTGAGCCAAGAAGTTCAAAAGGCTAGTAATATAACAAATGAGTACCGCTATGTGGAAGAGAAACCTAGTTTAGAGACAAGCATAGGAAACTTAGAGTTTTCAGTAGCGGCGCTGGTCAGTCAGACTCACAGCCGAGAAGGATGGGTGCAGCCAATGGATCTGGCTCTAGCAAGAGAAATCGGTACCAAGGCATTACTGGCTGGTGGCGGAGCTTTGCTTCTCTACTGGACAGTTACGGCGGTAAGACTAGTGCTGAGTGCACGGGGAATCAACCCCCTAATCAAGCAGTTCTTCACACAAGTTGCTGCCGGGCGAGTTGATGCAGCTTATCTGCTGACTACTAAGGGTTACAAACAACATGTTAACCGTCAGCAGTTTATCCGCTTCCTAGCTGGCCTGAGATTAAATCGCTTTCGTAACCTCAAGTCTGGCCGGCCACGCCTTCAGGAGGGTAATATCACCTTGACGGTGAAGCTGAAGTCAGACAAGAAAGAAGAACTTCCACTGGATTTTACCTTTATTAGGGTAGAAGAAAACTGGCGGATCGATCGCATCAAAAGAATCAGTGCCTAA
- a CDS encoding glycine cleavage system protein T — protein sequence MTKPVNLRRTPLHSACLDAGARMISFASWQMPVQFSGLVREHHAVRQKAGLFDISHMGILHLEGDNIKDQLQRLLPTDLHRIASGEACYSVLLNTDGGILDDLIIYDCGDDGLLTVSNAVCAKNDESWLRSHLEPHGVHISNRLKGGVLLALQGPDAASILEKFSETSLVGLPKFGHRQLTLFPKGPGAPIDLFLSRTGYTGEDGFEILLNTAEEGFATWQTLINSGVTPCGLGARDTLRLEACMHLYGQDISTDTSPFEAGLGRLVHLEMATAFIGRQALENEAEQEPKRRLVALKVAGHAIARHGCPLIHRGNSIGSITSGTWSPTLGQAVGLGYVPYQLAKIGTILEVEIRGKVYPINVVRKPFYKRA from the coding sequence ATGACCAAACCTGTTAATCTGCGTCGGACGCCACTGCACTCAGCTTGCCTTGATGCTGGCGCCCGCATGATTTCCTTTGCTAGCTGGCAAATGCCAGTTCAGTTCTCAGGCTTAGTACGAGAGCACCACGCAGTGCGACAGAAAGCAGGACTCTTTGACATTTCTCATATGGGTATATTGCACTTGGAAGGAGACAATATTAAAGATCAACTTCAGAGACTGCTGCCTACGGATCTACATCGTATAGCCTCAGGTGAGGCTTGTTATTCTGTCCTATTAAATACTGACGGTGGTATCTTAGACGACTTAATAATTTATGACTGTGGTGATGATGGGCTGCTGACTGTCAGTAATGCAGTCTGTGCGAAAAATGATGAAAGCTGGTTGCGTAGTCATCTCGAGCCACATGGGGTTCACATCAGCAATAGACTTAAAGGTGGTGTTCTGCTTGCTTTACAAGGTCCAGACGCAGCGAGCATTTTAGAAAAATTTAGCGAGACTTCGCTGGTAGGATTACCAAAGTTTGGACACCGACAACTAACTCTATTTCCAAAAGGGCCAGGTGCACCAATTGATCTGTTTTTGTCTCGAACTGGCTACACTGGTGAAGATGGCTTTGAGATATTACTGAATACAGCTGAAGAAGGATTTGCTACCTGGCAAACCCTGATAAATAGCGGGGTTACACCCTGCGGACTAGGTGCCCGCGATACCTTGAGACTAGAGGCATGCATGCATCTCTACGGTCAGGATATAAGCACAGATACAAGCCCTTTTGAGGCAGGGCTGGGGCGACTAGTGCATCTTGAGATGGCAACCGCATTTATTGGCCGCCAGGCTCTTGAGAATGAGGCAGAGCAAGAGCCAAAACGGCGGCTTGTAGCTCTGAAGGTGGCAGGCCACGCTATCGCTCGCCACGGTTGCCCTCTAATACACCGTGGAAACAGCATTGGATCGATTACGAGTGGTACTTGGTCACCTACGCTTGGCCAAGCTGTTGGCCTAGGCTATGTACCGTATCAGCTAGCCAAAATCGGTACGATCTTAGAGGTGGAAATTCGTGGCAAGGTCTATCCCATCAATGTTGTGAGGAAGCCATTTTATAAAAGGGCATAG
- a CDS encoding NAD-dependent DNA ligase LigA: protein MPKSTAPTARAAKLRQLLNRAAHAYYVLDTPVMEDAVYDLLYQELLELETVTPALISVDSPTQRVGRQASEGFRRAEHRISMLSLNNVFDLEELQGWYEKLLRLLGRQADDLELVGELKVDGNALALSYERGVLVRGATRGDGSCGEDITDNVRTIATVPLRLHLDNPPDWIEVRGEAFIPNAAFAAINAERKRQNQTALANPRNACAGTLRQLDSKVVAERHLDFFAYTLHVPWEMSGRLQLAEQWQSLQQLEKLGFHVSPDRCLSANLDAIRDFYNYWQEQRKFLTYPTDGVVIKLNDLRCQEKAGFTQRFPRWAVALKYPAEEAPSQLLRLQVQVGRTGAVTPVAEFKPVALSGTSVSRATLHNADRLEELELHIGDTIIVRKAGEIIPEVVRVLEYLRPAGTSRASLPKHCPECASLLIREPGKAVTRCINNSCPAILRRAIQHWGSKKALDIAGLGSNLIEQLVDCGLVFSISDLYRLDRNSLISLDRMGAKSAVNLIAKLQASRAQPWHRQLYGLGIRHLGSVNARALAKAFSTFNNLVTVACLDPKAVTTIQGVGPEIAQSLHRWFTVPANSRLIADLHSLGLLVTKDDNEIGDFTEATAILSGKTFVLTGTLPTLSRARATELIENAGGQVTKDVSRRTNYLIVGNNAGSRLSKAQSLGTIILDEDGLRQLLAL from the coding sequence GTGCCTAAGTCTACGGCGCCCACTGCACGAGCGGCAAAGCTGCGCCAGCTCCTAAACCGCGCGGCACACGCATATTACGTGCTTGACACCCCAGTTATGGAAGATGCGGTTTATGATCTCCTTTACCAGGAACTTCTAGAATTAGAGACAGTAACTCCGGCACTGATATCTGTAGACAGTCCTACACAACGAGTTGGCAGGCAAGCCTCTGAGGGTTTCCGTAGAGCTGAGCATAGGATTTCTATGCTCAGCCTCAACAACGTCTTTGATCTCGAGGAACTGCAAGGCTGGTATGAAAAGCTATTACGCCTCCTTGGCAGACAGGCTGATGATCTTGAGTTAGTAGGGGAGTTAAAGGTTGATGGTAATGCACTTGCGCTGAGTTATGAGAGGGGCGTACTTGTTCGAGGGGCTACGCGTGGTGATGGTAGCTGCGGCGAGGATATCACTGACAACGTACGCACAATTGCAACAGTGCCGCTGCGACTGCACCTTGATAATCCACCAGACTGGATAGAAGTGCGCGGCGAGGCTTTTATTCCTAATGCTGCTTTTGCCGCCATCAATGCTGAACGGAAGCGACAAAACCAGACAGCCCTCGCTAACCCGCGCAATGCCTGTGCTGGGACCCTCCGACAACTCGACTCGAAAGTTGTAGCGGAGCGCCATCTTGACTTCTTTGCTTATACCTTGCACGTGCCTTGGGAAATGTCAGGAAGATTGCAGCTAGCTGAACAATGGCAAAGCCTGCAACAGCTTGAAAAGTTGGGCTTCCACGTGAGTCCAGATCGCTGCCTTAGTGCGAACCTAGATGCCATCCGTGACTTCTACAACTACTGGCAGGAACAGCGAAAGTTTTTGACATACCCCACAGATGGCGTGGTGATCAAGCTCAACGATCTTCGTTGCCAAGAAAAAGCAGGATTCACTCAGAGGTTTCCGCGTTGGGCTGTTGCCCTTAAGTACCCTGCTGAAGAAGCTCCCAGCCAACTATTACGTCTACAAGTCCAAGTTGGGCGTACTGGAGCAGTTACCCCTGTAGCAGAGTTCAAGCCAGTTGCTCTTTCTGGTACCAGTGTAAGCCGGGCTACTCTCCATAACGCAGACCGTCTTGAAGAGCTCGAACTACACATTGGCGATACGATCATCGTGCGGAAGGCAGGAGAGATTATTCCTGAAGTAGTACGTGTTTTAGAGTACCTACGTCCGGCAGGAACATCTCGTGCGTCTTTGCCAAAACACTGCCCAGAATGTGCTTCGCTGCTCATCCGTGAGCCTGGCAAGGCTGTTACTCGTTGTATCAACAACAGCTGTCCAGCAATTCTGCGCAGGGCCATACAACACTGGGGAAGTAAAAAAGCCCTAGATATAGCTGGCCTCGGCAGTAACCTAATAGAACAACTAGTGGATTGTGGTCTAGTATTTAGCATCAGCGATCTCTACAGACTTGATAGAAATTCACTAATTAGCCTTGACCGAATGGGAGCTAAGTCAGCAGTTAATCTGATTGCTAAACTCCAAGCCTCACGTGCGCAACCTTGGCATCGCCAGCTTTATGGTCTCGGCATTCGCCACTTAGGTTCTGTAAACGCTCGTGCTTTAGCCAAAGCCTTTTCAACATTCAACAACTTGGTTACGGTGGCTTGTCTAGATCCCAAAGCTGTTACCACTATTCAAGGTGTGGGTCCAGAGATCGCGCAAAGTCTGCACCGGTGGTTTACTGTGCCAGCTAACAGTAGGCTGATTGCTGATCTCCATAGCTTAGGTTTGTTGGTAACCAAAGATGACAATGAAATTGGTGATTTTACTGAGGCTACCGCAATTCTTAGTGGGAAAACTTTTGTGCTTACTGGTACACTACCAACACTGAGTCGCGCAAGAGCAACGGAGTTGATTGAGAATGCAGGGGGGCAAGTTACTAAAGATGTTAGTAGGCGGACAAACTACCTCATAGTAGGCAATAATGCTGGCAGTAGGCTTTCAAAAGCTCAGTCGCTAGGTACTATCATCCTAGATGAAGATGGCTTACGGCAGTTACTAGCTCTATGA